Within Massilia litorea, the genomic segment GGGGCGGGCAGCGGCAAAGTGTGCGCCATGCGCCCGCAACATGGCCCGCCCGATGCAGGCAGAAATTACCCACGATAATGTCTGAGATGCGGAATCAAAATTGGATGAATGACTCCCGCAGGCGTACAGTCGCGCTATCGATCACGCGACCAACGCACGGGAACCCCATCATGCACACTGCCACCATTACTTCTGTTTCGAACAAGACCGACACCCCCCTGCGCCGCAAGGCGCGCATCCTGCTGGCCGAGATTTTCTACGCACTCTCGCTCTCGAACCGCGCCTACTACCAGGGCCTCAACCGGTTCTGAATCCCAGTGCCCGACACGGGTTTTACAAGGTCCGTCCCGCATAGGCACGGACTTGCAGGCTGCGCCGCAGCACCTGGTCGGTAATCCATTTCGCCGCCATCAAGGCGCGCCCGCAGACGATATCGGGCGGCAGCTGCAGGTAGTCGTCGTTGACGACCTCCAGGCTGTAGCTGCCGCGGTAGCCGCCGCGGTCCAGCCGCCGCAGGATGCTCGACAGCTCAGCCGAGTGGCAGCCCTCGCCGGGGAAGACGCGCAAATGCCCGGCCGTCTCGATCCGCTCATCCAGGCTGCCCAGGTCGCGCCACATGAAATCCGACAGCTGGACCAGCGCGATTTTTTCCGAGGGCATGTCTTCCAGTCCTTCCAGCTCGTCGCCGCCGGCCAGCATGTGGAAGGAATCGAGCACGACGCCGAGATTGGCGTGCGCGGCCATGTCGACCACTTCCCACGCCTGTTCCCAAGCCCGCACATGGCGGCCCCAGGACAGCGCTTCATAGCCGATCCGCACCCCCAGCGGCACCGCCGAATTGGCCAGCTTGGCCAGGTCGCGGGCGATCCGGTCGAGCTCGCCGCTGGCGTGGCCCGAGGTGCTGGAACCGACGACCAGGATGCCCGCCCCGACCGCCTTGCACACGCGCAGCAGGTGGCGGGCGATATCGAGCTTGTACGCGTGCAGGCCGTCGTCGAGGCCCTCGTAGTCGCGCATGACCTGGATTCCGGTCACGCGCAGCCCGCTTTGCCGGACCAAGCGTATCGCGTCCTCGAGTCCGCCCGGGTGCTCGACCAGGTCGCGCGCCCAGAGCATGATCTGCGAAAAACCGGCCGCCCGGCAGGCCGCCAGCTTCGACGCCAGCGGCCCGGCCAGCGTGATGCTGTCCAGGCCAAAATTCGTCAGGTTCATCGCGCCTCCGCGGCCGGCGCACGCTCGCTGACCACCAGTTCGAAGCTGACGCCTCCCTTGTACAGCCGGGTCAGGGCGCCCCTGGCGTGCGGCTGGGGCGGGTCGCGTTCGATGAAGACGATGCCGCGCTCCTCCAGCAGGCGCACGGCGGCGGCGACATCCGGCACGCCGAAACCGACCCGCACCAGCTGCTCTTCCCATTGCAGGCCGCCGGCCCCGGGCGGCGGCTCGATCAGCTGCAGGTAGAAGCTGCGGCAAGGACTGGCCAGCAGCGTCCCCTTCTGTACGACGCCGAAAAACTGGCCCTCGGGCAGCGCTTCGAAATGCATCAGCTGGCGGTAGAAATCGCACCACTCCGGCTGGCGCCCCTCGTCGATCGACTGCACCACACCGAAGAAATGCATGCCGGCCAGCGCAGGCGGCTGTTGCGGCGCGCCCGGGATCGGCTTGAAGTCGACGTCGTAGATGGAAAAGTCGCCGACCCGGTCGACGAAATACAGGATCGAATCGCCTGCGCCATGCACGCCCGGGATGTTCAGCTCCATGACGCCGGCCCGCGTCTGGATCGGCCAGGCGCCCATCTCGATGGCGTGGCGGTAGGCGACGTCGGCATCGCGCACCCTCAGGGCAATGGCGCTGATCACGGTCGTGGGCATGTCCTCGCGGGCGGACGAGGGCAGCGCGCGCTTGTCGGCGTTGACGACGATGTTCATGTCGCCCTGGCGGTACAGGGTCACTTCGCGCGAACGGTGGCGCGCGGTCGCGACAAAGCCCAGCTGTTCGATCAGGGCGCCGAAGGCTTGCGGCTGGGTCGTGGCGTATTCGATGAACTCGAGACCGGCGATTCCAAGCGGGTTCTCGTTGGCGGCATTCTTGTCGGTATGGGTCATGCACTTGTCTCCGATGCATCAGCTGTCAAATCATAACGCGTTTCGCAGGTCCGGCAGCTTTCGTTCGCCGCCGCGGCGCAGGCTTGACCGAACCCTGCAACCGGCGCCGCTGCCCGAACTTCCACCCGCCACGCATAGTCTCCCGTATTGGGTTTGCCGTCGCGGGATCGGGCCGTGTCAATTATGAACTCAATGGGCGACTAGCGCACACATATTCGATTATCGCCCAACCTGTCCGTGATTTTTGTTCTAACATTTTCACATCGCACAACCATAACCCGGGGCGATGCGGGTGGCACACAGAAGGCCGCTCCGGACATACTCAACGATGGAGACATGATGAAAACCAGAATCGCAGGCGCCCTGGCCCTGCTTGCCTCGACAGGCATGGCCCAGGCCCAATCCGCCCTCACGATTTACGGCGATGTCGACGAATACCTCGGCTATATCCACAGCAGCAACGGCGAGCACATTACCGGCCTGAACGACGGCGCCATCCTGCGCACCCGCCTCGGCGTGCGCGGCAGCGAGGCGCTGGGCCAGGGCTACGAGGTCAAGTACAACCTCGAGATGGGCATCGGCGCCGACACCGGCACCCAGGCCGACAGCTCGCGCCTGTTCGACCGCCAGGCCTGGGTCGGCATGAACACGCCGGCCGGGGAAGTGCGCGTGGGCCGTCAGAATACCGAGATCTTCCTCACCGGCGGCCCCATCGACTACACGGAACGCACCACCTTCGGTTCCGTGATCAACACCTTCGGCGTCCCTTCGCGCTACGACAACGATATCTCGTACCGCACGCCGCGCGTCGCCGGCCTGATGCTGTCGCTGCACTATGCACTGCCGGAAAACGGCGGCGCCACGCGCGGCAACCGGCCGGTCTACCAGGCGGCGCTCGATTACGAGAAGGGTCCGTTCCGGCTCGGTTATGCCGGCCTGCAGGCGACCCCGAACCGGCTGACGGCCACCGTCCCCGACAAGGTCAGCTACCAGCACCTGTATGCCAACTACAAATACGATGCCGGCACGGTCTACCTGGCTTTTGTCCGCAGCAACAACTCGACCGGGAATGCCAACGGGCGCAACGCCGCCACCATCCTGAGCAATGTCGGCTCTCCGAACAATTATTTCGCCGGCACCGATCCGAATGCCGGGCGCTACTACAATATCTGGCAGATCTCGGCCGATTACCGTGTCACGCCGGCCCTGCGCGTCGGGGCGCTGTATGGCGTCATGCACGATACCTCGGGTGGCGACGCCGGCGCGCGCGGCGCCAACGCCGGCGCTTATTACGCGATGTCGAAGCGCACTACCCTGTACAGCTTCCTCAGCTACCTGAAGAACGAAGCAAACGCGGGCTTCCGCTTCAGCAGCTCGGCCGCCCCCTCGGCCAACCTGGCGGGGGACGCGATCAACGGCAGGAGGCTGACCGGCCTGCAGCTCGGCATCCTCCATCGTTTCTGAGCGCCTTTCCCAATCGCTTCAGGCATACAGTCCAACACTTTGCACGAACCAGGAGACACCATGGCTACCACGCTAAACGAGACTGCGCACGACCGCAGCCAGACCAAGAAGGCGACACTGAGCGGCTGGATCGGCTCGGTGCTCGAGTACTACGATTTCTTCATCTACGCCACCGCGGCCTCGCTGATCTTCCCGCAGATCTTCTTCCCGAAGGGCGATCCGAAGACCGCCATCATCGCTTCGCTGGCCACCTATGGCGTGGGCTATGTCGCGCGCCCGATCGGCGCCTTCGTCCTCGGCCACTGGGGCGACACCCGGGGCCGGAAACATGTGCTCGTCGTGTGCATGTTCCTGATGGGCTTTTCGACCATGGCCGTCGGCCTGCTGCCGACCTACCAGCAAGTGGGCATGCTGGCGCCCACCCTGCTCGTCATCATGCGCCTGATCCAGGGCTTCGCCGTCGCCGGCGAGATCTCCGGCGCCAGTTCGATGATCCTCGAGCATGCGCCCTTCGGACGGCGCGGCTACTTCGCCAGCTTCACACTGCAGGGCGTGCAGTTCGGCCAGATCCTGGCGGCCGCCGTGTTCCTGCCGCTGGCGCACTACATGCCCGAGGATGATTTCAATTCCTGGGGCTGGCGCATTCCTTTCCTGCTCAGCTTCGCGGTCATCGTCGTCGGCTACATGATCCGCCGTAACGTCGAGGAAACCCCGGCCTTCGAGCAGGAAAGCGTCGACGGCAAGGTTCCGAAGGCGCCGATGCTGCAGGCCGTGCAGGAAAGCTGGCGCGACATGCTGCGCGTCGTCTGCATGGCGCTGATGAACGTGATCCCGGTGGTGGCGACGATTTTCGGCGCCGCCTATGCGGTCCAGCCGGGCTACGGCATCGGCTTCTCGAAAGACGTCTACCTGTGGATTCCGGTGATCGGCAATATCGTGGCCGTGCTCGTCATTCCTTTTGTCGGCAACCTGTCGGACAAGATCGGCCGCAAGCCGCCGATCATCGTCGGCGCGATCGGCTCGGGCCTGCTCTCCTTCGGCTACCTGTACGCCATCAGCATCCACAACGTCCCGCTGGCGGTCGTGATGTCGGTACTGATGTGGGGCATCGTGTACCAGGGGTATAACGCCGTCTTCCCGAGCTTCTATCCGGAGCTGTTCCCGACCCGCACCCGCGTCTCGGCGATGGCGATCTCGCAGAACCTGGGAACCCTGGTCACGGCGATGCTGCCGGCAGTCTTCGCCGCCGTGGCGCCTCCGGGCGCGCGCGACATCCCGACCACGGTCGGCACCCTGGCGTTGATCGTGACGGCGATTGCCGCGCTGGCCGCGCTGAGCGCCCGCGAAACCCACCGCATCCGCATGGAAGACCTGGGCAAGCGGGACGCCGTGCCGGTCGACAAGGAAGAGTACAAGCACCTGCGCGAACAGAGCGTGCACGGCGGAAGCGGGGTCAAGGCCGCCGCCTAAGCGCCTCCAGCGTATCCGGGGTCCGGCAGTCGGCTTGCTGTACTGCCCGGCAAGGTGCGGGATAGCCGCAGCTTGCCGGGACAGCGGGCGCAGGCCTCAGAAAACGCGGCCGACCTCGGTCAGGCTGGACGAGCGCCGCAGGTCCGCCGGCGTCACGAAATCGGCGGGCGTCCGGAACAGTGCCTGCAGCGCCGGCGGCAGCTCCTGCCCGACGGCCGCCGGTTGGGTCGCGGCCGCCAGTGCTTCCTCCTTGCCTGCTCCGGCGGCCTGGTGGCGTACGGCGGCCAGGGTGATCGCAAACCTCGACACGGCCGCGCCGAGCTGCGCTTGCGGGACGAGGCGCTCGACCGGCTCGACCGGCTCGCTCGGCGGCCTGCCATACTGGACCTCGGCCAGGTACTCGGCCACCAACCTTTCAGCCTGCTTCTGAAGCAGCTCCTGGTTGAGCGGCAACTGCACGACCGCACGCTCGGCCGCCTCGGCAAAACCCGGCTGCAGCAGCTGCGGCTGCGCCAGCAGGGTGGCGGCGATGCTTCCCTCCTCGATGGCGGGCGCTGTCGGGGCGTAGGCTTCCCTGGCGATCCCGGGAATCTCCA encodes:
- a CDS encoding porin, with amino-acid sequence MKTRIAGALALLASTGMAQAQSALTIYGDVDEYLGYIHSSNGEHITGLNDGAILRTRLGVRGSEALGQGYEVKYNLEMGIGADTGTQADSSRLFDRQAWVGMNTPAGEVRVGRQNTEIFLTGGPIDYTERTTFGSVINTFGVPSRYDNDISYRTPRVAGLMLSLHYALPENGGATRGNRPVYQAALDYEKGPFRLGYAGLQATPNRLTATVPDKVSYQHLYANYKYDAGTVYLAFVRSNNSTGNANGRNAATILSNVGSPNNYFAGTDPNAGRYYNIWQISADYRVTPALRVGALYGVMHDTSGGDAGARGANAGAYYAMSKRTTLYSFLSYLKNEANAGFRFSSSAAPSANLAGDAINGRRLTGLQLGILHRF
- a CDS encoding 4-hydroxyphenylpyruvate dioxygenase, which gives rise to MTHTDKNAANENPLGIAGLEFIEYATTQPQAFGALIEQLGFVATARHRSREVTLYRQGDMNIVVNADKRALPSSAREDMPTTVISAIALRVRDADVAYRHAIEMGAWPIQTRAGVMELNIPGVHGAGDSILYFVDRVGDFSIYDVDFKPIPGAPQQPPALAGMHFFGVVQSIDEGRQPEWCDFYRQLMHFEALPEGQFFGVVQKGTLLASPCRSFYLQLIEPPPGAGGLQWEEQLVRVGFGVPDVAAAVRLLEERGIVFIERDPPQPHARGALTRLYKGGVSFELVVSERAPAAEAR
- a CDS encoding sugar phosphate isomerase/epimerase family protein; protein product: MNLTNFGLDSITLAGPLASKLAACRAAGFSQIMLWARDLVEHPGGLEDAIRLVRQSGLRVTGIQVMRDYEGLDDGLHAYKLDIARHLLRVCKAVGAGILVVGSSTSGHASGELDRIARDLAKLANSAVPLGVRIGYEALSWGRHVRAWEQAWEVVDMAAHANLGVVLDSFHMLAGGDELEGLEDMPSEKIALVQLSDFMWRDLGSLDERIETAGHLRVFPGEGCHSAELSSILRRLDRGGYRGSYSLEVVNDDYLQLPPDIVCGRALMAAKWITDQVLRRSLQVRAYAGRTL
- a CDS encoding MFS transporter, with protein sequence MATTLNETAHDRSQTKKATLSGWIGSVLEYYDFFIYATAASLIFPQIFFPKGDPKTAIIASLATYGVGYVARPIGAFVLGHWGDTRGRKHVLVVCMFLMGFSTMAVGLLPTYQQVGMLAPTLLVIMRLIQGFAVAGEISGASSMILEHAPFGRRGYFASFTLQGVQFGQILAAAVFLPLAHYMPEDDFNSWGWRIPFLLSFAVIVVGYMIRRNVEETPAFEQESVDGKVPKAPMLQAVQESWRDMLRVVCMALMNVIPVVATIFGAAYAVQPGYGIGFSKDVYLWIPVIGNIVAVLVIPFVGNLSDKIGRKPPIIVGAIGSGLLSFGYLYAISIHNVPLAVVMSVLMWGIVYQGYNAVFPSFYPELFPTRTRVSAMAISQNLGTLVTAMLPAVFAAVAPPGARDIPTTVGTLALIVTAIAALAALSARETHRIRMEDLGKRDAVPVDKEEYKHLREQSVHGGSGVKAAA